In the genome of Myripristis murdjan chromosome 21, fMyrMur1.1, whole genome shotgun sequence, the window AGCCACAGACAAAATAACAGATTATTACTGTGGGGTTACACTGTTTTAtcggggttttttttgtttgtttgtttgtttgtttgttttttttgcatagtaTTATTAACACAATTGACACTGACAATTGGCTGCCTTATTAAAAAAGTGAATCAGTATCAGTCTTAAAAATGCATATCAGgttataaactttattttattattacagaaAATTGATGACATGATAGGTAAATGGCTTAATTTACCCCACCAGCAGCCATAGTTTTCTAGCCTGCTGCTTAGGTGCCCCACCTAAGTCATTGGGTTTGgcacttttttacattttagtaaATCTACATGTTGCTgtgaaaataacagaaaatctcttctgtgtgtgtgtgtgtgtgtgtgtgtgtgtgtgtgtgtgtgtgtgtgtgtgtcaccccccccccccccccccccccccccccgcaggTTCCTGACCATTGTTTTCTTCTCCAATATGTACTGCTCCATCCTGACCATGACAGCTATCAGTGTCGACCGCTACCTGGGCATTATCAGGCCCCTGAGGTTCAGACAGATGAGGGAGAGTAAGTTCATGGCTGTGATTGTCTGCCTCTTGATGTGGGGTTTGGTCCTGCTTGTTCTGCACCCACTGATGACCACAGACCTGACCTTCTACGTTCCTGAGCTGCAAATCACCACCTGCTTTGATATGCTGAGGAGAGACATGCTGCCGTCCATAACGGCCTGGGCAGCCTTCCTCTTCGCCATGTTTGttatcctcttcctcttccctttctGCATCACTACGTTCTGCTACATCAGTGTCATCCGTAGGCTGACCAGAGACTCAAAGACGGCCCAGAAGGGCAGAGCTGTGCGTCTGGCCTTCACCGTCCTCCTGGTGTTCACCCTCTGCTTTGCCCCCAACAACATCCTCCTCATAACTCACACAGTGCAGAGGCTCTTCTATGGGAGGTCTCTTTACCTGGCATACAAACTGTCGCTCTCCTTCAGCTGCGTGAACAGCTGCCTCGATCCCTTCATCTACTACTTTGCCTCCAAAGAGTTTCGAGAAAAGCTGAGACAAATGTTTAAGCTGAGGAGCCTGAGTAGTGTGGATGCCCCCAGCTTCTACTCAGCACATTACACCTGCAACGGTCAGGAGGGGGAGCACAGCAAGGTGTGTCTgtcccagtctcagtaaacagacaagagagagcgagtgtgtgtgtgtgtgtgtgtgtgtgtgtgtgagagagagagagagagcgagagagagagaggcaggatgaGCAGCAGTAGCTTTCTCGTGCTCATCGTGATGCAATATGCAGTATTGAACCAAATATGTAATTTAtttcttaaaattaaaaaagactgtaagaaaaatataatacaaGCATCCTAATAACTGTAAcacaactgtaactgtaaatatctgtaaataaaatgtgagtaTAAAGTagccttttcatttttcagcgtTGCTCAATGTGCGATTCCACTTTCCCACagttcttctttcttcttctttctctccttcttcctcttctgatgacaacaacaataataatgataatcataatgacaataataatagcGAAAATTGTCTGCTTGTGTCCTTTCGGATGTATTGTGTGACTACAATCTGTCTAGCAGGAGTATACTTTTGTGGGGGTTTTTTAATTTACCTTTccacctttttgttttatttacttgcCTGTttattcctgtctctcttctccttagtcttcctctctttctgttaaAAATAgtacaaattatttttgttattgttgttatactgtaatatttaataatataatCACTATGACTAACAGTTTTTGTGATTATCAGTTTTATCAGTATCAGTTATCAGTTTTATCAGTATCAGTTACCAGTATTATTAAtaacagcaactacagcaacaaaaacaatagccaaataataataataaataaataagactaataataatgagaagcagaaaaagaaagggaagaagTAATCCTTATGATGTTCAGTTCTGCTGTGTGAATatactgtgtattttttcttttttttttcttttttttttgctattctattctattctattctattctattctattctattctatgtgGATCTTCTTCCTGTATGTTTGCGTCATCCCGTATGCGCCGTCATGTAACAAAATACGCAGTCAGGCTTATTATTTTTCCCACCCGCATTCCGTGAAGACCCGCGCTACTctccctctgattggctgtaatTCGTTGCATTCGCTTGCTGGGTTGGTTGATATTAGGGTTCGGATTGGATTAGGGTTCCGTATGGCCAATCGTTGGCagggtgggggcggggcttgacAGAATGCGGGTGGGGAAGACAAAGTCACGCCCACAGTCGTGGAGACGGGAGAACTAATATCAATCAACGACCATTTGGTTCTTTGACTTGCAGGTGAGTgatatatttctgttttcacaaataCAGTTTACAGCGCAGAGGCGTTTAAGGCAGACTGCAGAGTCACTTGATGCATATTTATGCAGCCACAGCCGACACTGTGCAAACTTGCGAGCTAGCCTTATCGAGTTGTTACCAAGTTGAACTCCGTACACTTGGGGCAGTTGATATCAGACTGAGGCAGCAGGAGAAATGTTGATTTGTTCAGTTCAAAAGCCacgaaacaaaataaaaaatggttaTGCAGCGTGCGTGCGGTGTAGCTGTGTGCTGTGCATGATTGCATGGTGTCTCTTTGATCGATGAAAATCTGGCTGTTAGttgaaatatgttttatgttggAAATACTTCTAGGAAAAGTCCATGCTAGAATATACAGGCAAAGCTCAGGCTTGGGACAGGACACAGTTATTGAAAAGGGTGCATGTctttaatacatattattacAATGAGTCTGAATGTGCATGCAGgatataaagcagctggttgtCTTCTTGTGCATGCATTATTGTATCATATTCATACCTGCATGGGAAATGTGGGCCTGCCTTTCATGACGATGTATAACCAAACAGCCGCGGTCTTCTGAATCCACAAACAAGgctgtatttcctgtgtttaacTCTGTTCAACACCTGAAGGGCAGCGAGAGAGAAGGTCACCATGGTGCTGAACCCTGTGATTTCCAAGCTCACTGGTAAACTGGTGGTGCTGGCCAGCGCCTCTCCCAGGAGACTGGAGATTCTCACCAATGTGGTAAGAGTTTGGTTTGGAGTTTTGTCATCAAAGCCACAATGTGCTTTTGAATTTGAAGCCTCACTTGCACAAATGCAGTTGGACTGGCCTGAAAGTTGAGAGAATCATATATCCTGACCTTCAAATTGTCTTCCGTGGTgtcggtgatgatgatgttgacaaTTAATTTTCTCTTGTGATCTCCTACATGGCAGGGCTTGCGGTTTGAGGTGGTGCCGTCCTGGTTCAAAGAAACCCTCGACAAGAGCCTCTTCAAAGCACCTCAGGAGTATGCGGTTGAGACAGCCAAACAAAAGGCTCTTGAGGTGGCCAAGAGGATGCCTTTTGTAAGTGTAGCAACTCTCATCATAACTAAGCTTTAAGACTGTATGgccattttcatattattttacaataaataacatATTGAGCATAATTTGTTTTAGAAACACCTGAAAACTCCAGACATTGTAATTGGAGCGGACACTATTGtggtaagaggaaaaaaaagaccatcACCTGCTTAAAATATACATTGCTTATATGTTGAACACTATTCTATTTGAATTTACTCTcttgtactgttttattttctcagactGTGGATGGCTTGATTCTGGAGAAGCCAGTGGACAAACATGATGCTTACAAGATGCTGTCGAGGTTGGTATTATTTTTCAGTGTCTCTGAGTTTGAATCAGAAACTTAAAGCAGACAGAAGCTGGAACAGAATATGTCTCTTGTGTCTTTATTTCCCCTTTTGCAGGTTGAGTGGTAAAGAACATAGTGTTTTCACTGGAGTAGCTATTGTCCTCTGCCATGATAAAGAAAGTGAgtcaaaattaaattatgatGTCTGGGAATTTGGTAGTTTACTGCTGGACCTTTATAAAGCAAATTTCCTTGAACAATGTAAGACCACTGAGGGAATTCCTCATTTGGTATGCTGAAATGCAGAACACTAAACAACGCTTTCCCTAAATTTGTGTGGGAGTGTTTTGTTGAGTATTACATTTCCAGTCTTAGAGTGTTCCTCTGCCCTCCAGATGAAGAGATCGATTACCAGATGATCGACTTCTACGAAGAAACAAAGGTCAAGTTTGCTGATCTGTCAGAAGATATGCTCTGGGAGTACATCAATAGTGGTGAACCCATGTGAGTATGAATGAGCTTGCATATGTGTAATAACTATTGATTTCTCTTGGTGTAGTAACCTCGACCAACATCTGTATTTAAACTTTAGCAATGTGCTGTCTTTTGGACTTTGAggccacgttttttttttcctgactttgTTTACATTGTTGCATGTTGTAGGGGTCTGAGGTTGCTCATTTCAGCAAGAAATAAATGATTTAACTAGTACAGTAAAAGTGTGCTCTAAGTGTATGATGTGTCCTGATGTTATTGAGCCTTGCATTACACATGATAtccttttatgtgtgtgttagggacAAAGCTGGCGGCTATGGTATTCAGGCTCTGGGTGGCATGCTGGTGGAGTACGTCCATGGAGACTTCCTCAACGTGGTGGGCTTCCCTCTCAACCACTTCTGCAAGCAGCTGGACCTCATTTACAACCGAACTCCTGCCTCCTTGGATCAGGGAAGCGCCCCTGTGAGCCTGAGCCACGACCGCACGGAGACCACCGCGCCACACGCCAACCCAGCAACCGAGCCGAGCCACAGTGCCAGCTCTGCAGTCAAACAGAGCTCCTCGCCTCCCAGCCCCACATCCAGCAGCCCTGCCGCCAGTCAAGTACACCACAAGCAAAGTAGCCCATCGGCCAGCCCAGTTCATAAGGtcagttttgagttttgttgttttagattAACATTTACACAGCTGGCAATATCTATCACCTGTTTGTCATTCTTAATAATAAGCGG includes:
- the p2ry8 gene encoding P2Y purinoceptor 8; this translates as MMANSTIDNATLSMFQNETASITICIIYTIITTVNLAGNGISMWLLIFRTSPKTPSIIFMINLTLTDLILGAALPFQINYLVQGYNWNMGPSMCRFLTIVFFSNMYCSILTMTAISVDRYLGIIRPLRFRQMRESKFMAVIVCLLMWGLVLLVLHPLMTTDLTFYVPELQITTCFDMLRRDMLPSITAWAAFLFAMFVILFLFPFCITTFCYISVIRRLTRDSKTAQKGRAVRLAFTVLLVFTLCFAPNNILLITHTVQRLFYGRSLYLAYKLSLSFSCVNSCLDPFIYYFASKEFREKLRQMFKLRSLSSVDAPSFYSAHYTCNGQEGEHSKVCLSQSQ